Genomic DNA from Triticum urartu chloroplast, complete genome:
AATGTCAGGTGAATTAGTCGAATTTGCAGAAGGTACTAGGGGTATTGCTCTGAATTTGGAATCCAAAAATGTTGGGATTGTATTAATGGGCGATGGGTTGATGATACAAGAGGGAAGTTTTGTAAAAGCAACAGGAAGAATTGCTCAGATACCCGTGAGTGAGGCTTACTTGGGTCGTGTTGTAAATGCTCTGGCTAAACCTATTGATGGGAAAGGCGAAATTATAGCTTCCGAATCTCGCTTAATTGAATCTCCTGCTCCAAGTATAATTTCCAGGCGTTCCGTATACGAACCTCTTCAAACAGGGCTTATTGCTATCGATTCGATGATCCCTATAGGGCGCGGTCAGCGAGAGTTAATTATTGGGGACAGACAGACTGGCAAAACAGCAGTAGCCACAGATACAATTCTCAATCAAAAAGGGCAAGGTGTAATATGTGTTTATGTAGCTATCGGTCAAAGAGCATCCTCCGTAGCTCAAGTAGTAACTACTTTCCATGAGGAGGGGGCCATGGAATACACTATTGTAGTAGCTGAAATGGCGGATTCACCTGCTACATTACAATACCTCGCTCCTTATACGGGAGCAGCCCTGGCTGAGTATTTTATGTACCGCGAACGGCATACTTTAATAATTTATGATGATCTCTCCAAACAGGCACAAGCTTATCGCCAAATGTCCCTTCTATTAAGAAGACCTCCCGGACGTGAGGCTTATCCAGGGGATGTTTTTTATTTGCATTCACGCCTTTTAGAAAGAGCCGCTAAATTAAATTCTCTTTTAGGCGAAGGAAGTATGACCGCTTTACCAATAGTTGAGACTCAATCTGGAGACGTTTCCGCCTATATTCCTACTAATGTAATCTCCATTACAGATGGACAAATATTCTTATCTGCGGATCTATTCAATGCCGGAATTCGACCCGCTATTAATGTGGGTATTTCTGTTTCCAGAGTAGGATCCGCGGCTCAAATTAAAGCCATGAAACAAGTAGCTGGCAAATCAAAATTGGAACTAGCGCAATTCGCAGAGTTACAAGCCTTTGCACAATTCGCCTCTGCTCTCGATAAAACAAGTCAGAATCAATTGGCAAGGGGTCGACGATTAAGGGAATTGCTTAAACAATCCCAGGCAAATCCTCTCCCAGTGGAAGAGCAGATAGCTACTATTTATACCGGAACAAGAGGATATCTTGATTCGTTAGAAATTGAACAGGTAAATAAATTTCTGGATGAGTTACGTAAACATCTAAAAGATACTAAACCTCAATTCCAAGAAATTATATCTTCTAGCAAGACATTCACCGAGCAAGCGGAAATCCTTTTGAAGGAAGCTATTCAGGAACAGCTGGAACGGTTTTCTCTTCAGTAACAAATAAATTTTGCATGTCTACTCTTGTTAGTAGAATAGGAATCGTTGAGAAAGCTTTTTCATTTGAATCATGCAAAAAAGTTTTCTTTGTTTTTAGTTTAGTATAGTTATTTAAAGAATAGATAGAAATAAGATTGCGTCCAATAGGATTTGAACCTATACCAAAGGTTTAGAAGACCTCTGTCCTATCCATTAGACAATGGACGCTTTTCTTTCATATTTTATTCTTTCTTTTATTTTTTTGCTTCTTCCGAGAAAAAACTGTTAGACCAAAACTCTTTTAGGAAATCAAAAAATCCAGATACAAATGCATGATGTATATATTATATCATGCATATATCATAAAGAAGGAGTATGGAGGCGGTAGTGGGAATCGAACCCGCAACCCCAAGGTTATGAGCCTTATGAGCTACCAAACTGCTCTATACTCTTAAACTAAAGAGGGGTAACTAGTGGATAAAAGAGGGTTGGATACGCCCCTCTACCAATATCTATACAAATAGAATAGTCCATTTATACAGAATGGTAAAGAGGGCTCCTCTATGATTATCAATTCCAGAAATCCATACAAATACGAAAGGGTATTTTATCCTTACCAACTGGATCTTGTTGCACCCGGTAACAAACATTCATAAACCATTTCTCGAAGTACGTGTCCGGATAGCCCAAAATGTCGATAGTTAGCTCTAGGTCTTCCGGTCAAAAAACAACGTCGATGAAGGCGTGTAGGTGCACTATTACGCGGTAGGGATTGCAATTTTTCTCGCATTTTCGTTTTTTCACTCAAACTCAAGGGAGAAACTTTGCTTCTTATCTTTTTTTTTAAAGATTGACGAATCAAATGATATTTCTGTTCTAATTTCTGCCGCTTCTTCTCCCTCTGAATCAAACTTTTTTTTGCCATAATGTGTCGTTGCTATTATTACCAAGTATACGGTTCTAATCCTAGATGGAAAAATAAATAGAAAAAGAAATCTAAAAAGGCAGATCCTCCCTCTCTATCAAGAGTAATGAACTAGGTGCTGATACAGTACAAAAAAACAAACTAAATTAACCAAACTTGCCTGATGTTGAGGCAATCAAGAAAGCTGCATAAGTGAATATATAACCCACGGAAAAGTGAGCTAATCCAACCAATCTTGCTTGCACAATGGAAAGAGCCACGGGCTTATCTCTCCAGCGAATTAAATTAGCTAAAGGTGTGCGTTCATGAGCCCATGCTAAAGTCTCAATTAATTCCTGCCAATACCCCCGCCAGGAAATTAAGAACATAAATCCAGTAGCCCAAACAAGATGTCCAAATAAGAACATCCACGCCCATACCGATAAACTATTCATCCCAAAAGGATTATATCCATTGATAAGTTGTGAAGAGTTTAACCATAGGTAATCTCTTAACCATCCCATCAAATAAGTGGAGGATTCATTAAATTGTGAAACGTTGCCCTGCCATAATGTGATATGTTTCCAATGCCAATAAAAAGTAACCCACCCAATGGTATTTAACATCCAGAAAACTGCCAAATAAAATGCGTCCCAAGCAGAAATATCACAAGTACCGCCGCGCCCTGGGCCGTCACAAGGAAAACTATATCCAAAATCCTTTTTATCTGGCATTAATTTGGAACCGCGTGCATCTAAAGCGCCCTTTACTAAAATCAATGTAGTTGTATGCAAACCTAGAGCAATAGCATGATGAACCAAGAAATCCCCAGGTCCTATTGTTAAGAAAAGCGAATTACTATTCTCATTAACAGCATTCAACCATCCGGGCAACCATAGGCTTCGACCCGCATTGAAAGCGGGGCCATTCGTTGAAGATAAGAGTATATCGAACCCATATGTCGTCTTGCCATGAGCAGATTGTATCCATTGGGCAAATATAGGTTCGATCAAGATTTGCTTTTCTGGAGTACCAAAAGCAAGCATGACGTCGTTATGAACATAAAGGCCCAAGGTATGGAATCCTAGAAAGAGGCTAGCCCAACTTAAATGAGATATGATAGCTTCTTTATGGTCTAACATTCTTGCCAATACATTATCCTCATTCTGTTCCGGATTGTAATCCCTAATGAAAAAAATAGCTCCATGAGCAAAAGCCCCTGTCATGATGAACCCTGCAATATATTGGTGATGAGTATATAAAGCAGCTTGAGTAGTAAAGTCTTGTGCTATGAATGCATAAGGAGGTAAAGAGTACATATGTTGAGCTACTAAGGAAGTAATAACCCCTAAAGAAGCTAGAGCAAGACCTAACTGAAAATGAATCGAATTGTTGATTGTGTCATAAAGGCCCTTATGCCCACGCCCTAATCGACCCCCCGGAGGAGTATGCGCTTCTAAAAGATCTTTAATACTGTGCCCAATTCCGAAGTTAGTTCGATACATGTGACCGGCAATGAGAAAAATAAATGCAATAGCTAAATGATGGTGAGCCATATCGGTCAGCCACAAACTTTGTGTTTGTGGATGGAATCCCCCAAGAAGAGTTAGAATGGCAGTTCCCGCTCCTTGAGCGGTACCAAATAAATGATTACTCGAATCAGGGTTTTGGGCATAAAGATTCCATTGACCCGTCAAAAGGGGTCCCAACCCCTGGGGATAGGGTAATACATCTAAGAAATTATTCCATCGAACGTACTCCCCCCTGGATGCGGGAATAGCAACATGAACTAAATGTCCTGTCCAAGCCAAAGAACTTACCCCGAAAAGTCCTGACAAATGATGATTGAGACGAGATTCCGCGTTTTTGAACCACGAAAGGCTTGGTTTCCATTTGGGTTGTAGATGTAACCAACCCGCTATTAAGGACAGCGTAGAAAGAAATAATAGAAAAAGAGCTCCAGTATAAAGATCCTCATTGGTGCGTAATCCTATTGTATACCACCACTGATAAACTCCAGAATAAGCAATATTCACTGGACCAGCAGCACCTCCTCGAGTAAAGGCTTCCACAGCGGGTTGACCAAAATGAGGATCCCAAATCGCATGAGCAATAGGTCTTACGTGTAAAGGATCCTGTATCCATGATTCAAAATTTCCTTGCCAAGCTACATGAAACAGATTTCCGGACGTCCATAGAAAGATTATTGCTAATTGCCCAAAGTGAGAAGCAAAAATGTTCTGATAAAGACGTTCTTCAGTAATATCATCATGACTTTCGAAATCATGTGCGGTAGCAATACCAAACCAAATACGACGAGTAGTGGGGTCCTGAGCTAAGCCTTGGCTAAACCTGGGAAATCTTAATTCCATAATGCCTTTCAAATCCTCCTAGCCACTATCCTACTGCAATAATTCTCGCTAAGAAGAATGCCCATGTCGTGGCAATTCCACCCAGAAGGTAATGGGTTACTCCTACAGCGCGTCCTTGTATAATGCTCAAGGCTCTAGGCTGAGTAGCAGGAGCAACTTTTAATTTGTTATGAGCCCAAACGATAGATTCAATGAGTTCTTGCCAATAACCACGGCCGCTGAATAAAAACATTAAACTGAAGGCCCAGACAAAATGAGCACCTAAGAAAAAAAGACCATATGCAGATAATGAAGAACCATAAGACTGAATGACTTGCGATGCCTGTGCCCACAAGAAATCTCGAAGCCACCCATTAATCGTAATGGAACTCTGTGCAAAGTTTCCCCCTGTAATATGAGTTACCACCCCTTGATCACTTATAGTACCCCAAACATCCGACTGCATTTTCCAACTGAAATGGAAAATGACTACCGAAATTGCATTGTACATCCAGAATAAACCTAAGAAAACATGATCCCAGGCGGATACTTGACATGTTCCCCCTCGGCCAGGCCCATCGCAAGGAAAGCGAAAACCTAGATTTGCTTTATCGGGTATCAAACGGGAACTCCGAGCAAATAAAACACCTTTCAAAAGTATTAATACAGTCACATGTATGGTAAATGCATGAATGTGATGGACTAAAAAATCTGCGGTTCCTAATGGAATAGGTAACAAAGCCACTTTGCCACCTACTGCTACTAACTCGCCGCCTCCCCACGTTAAGCTAGTACTTGTTGTTGCACCAGGAGCTGTTACGCCAGGCGCAGTAGCATGGATATTTTGTACCCATTGAGCAAAGATAGGTTGTAATTGTATGGCAGTATCCGAAAACATATCTTGTGGACGGCCTAAAGCACTCATGGTATCATTATGAATGTACAAGCCAAAACTGTGAAAACCTAGAAATATACATACCCAGTTAAGGTGGGATATGATTGCATCGCGGTGTCTAAGGACGCGATCTAATAGATCGTTGTATCGAGTAGTTGGATCATAGTCTCTTACCATAAAAATTGCTGCATGTGCAGCAGCACCGACTATTAGAAATCCGCCAATCCACATGTGGTGTGTGAACAAGGAAAGTTGTGTACCATAGTCAGTAGCTAGGTATGGATAGGGAGGCATAGAATACATATGATGAGCTACAACAATGGTTGTAGAGCCTAGCATAGCTAGGTTAAGAGATAATTGAGCATGCCATGACGTTGTTAAGATTTCATAAAGACCCTTATGGCCTTGTCCTGTAAATGGGCCCTTGTGAGCCTCCAAAATATCTTTAAGTCCATGGCC
This window encodes:
- the psaB gene encoding photosystem I P700 apoprotein A2, which produces MELRFPRFSQGLAQDPTTRRIWFGIATAHDFESHDDITEERLYQNIFASHFGQLAIIFLWTSGNLFHVAWQGNFESWIQDPLHVRPIAHAIWDPHFGQPAVEAFTRGGAAGPVNIAYSGVYQWWYTIGLRTNEDLYTGALFLLFLSTLSLIAGWLHLQPKWKPSLSWFKNAESRLNHHLSGLFGVSSLAWTGHLVHVAIPASRGEYVRWNNFLDVLPYPQGLGPLLTGQWNLYAQNPDSSNHLFGTAQGAGTAILTLLGGFHPQTQSLWLTDMAHHHLAIAFIFLIAGHMYRTNFGIGHSIKDLLEAHTPPGGRLGRGHKGLYDTINNSIHFQLGLALASLGVITSLVAQHMYSLPPYAFIAQDFTTQAALYTHHQYIAGFIMTGAFAHGAIFFIRDYNPEQNEDNVLARMLDHKEAIISHLSWASLFLGFHTLGLYVHNDVMLAFGTPEKQILIEPIFAQWIQSAHGKTTYGFDILLSSTNGPAFNAGRSLWLPGWLNAVNENSNSLFLTIGPGDFLVHHAIALGLHTTTLILVKGALDARGSKLMPDKKDFGYSFPCDGPGRGGTCDISAWDAFYLAVFWMLNTIGWVTFYWHWKHITLWQGNVSQFNESSTYLMGWLRDYLWLNSSQLINGYNPFGMNSLSVWAWMFLFGHLVWATGFMFLISWRGYWQELIETLAWAHERTPLANLIRWRDKPVALSIVQARLVGLAHFSVGYIFTYAAFLIASTSGKFG
- the atpA gene encoding ATP synthase CF1 alpha subunit; translation: MATLRVDEIHKILRERIEQYNRKVGIENIGRVVQVGDGIARIIGLGEIMSGELVEFAEGTRGIALNLESKNVGIVLMGDGLMIQEGSFVKATGRIAQIPVSEAYLGRVVNALAKPIDGKGEIIASESRLIESPAPSIISRRSVYEPLQTGLIAIDSMIPIGRGQRELIIGDRQTGKTAVATDTILNQKGQGVICVYVAIGQRASSVAQVVTTFHEEGAMEYTIVVAEMADSPATLQYLAPYTGAALAEYFMYRERHTLIIYDDLSKQAQAYRQMSLLLRRPPGREAYPGDVFYLHSRLLERAAKLNSLLGEGSMTALPIVETQSGDVSAYIPTNVISITDGQIFLSADLFNAGIRPAINVGISVSRVGSAAQIKAMKQVAGKSKLELAQFAELQAFAQFASALDKTSQNQLARGRRLRELLKQSQANPLPVEEQIATIYTGTRGYLDSLEIEQVNKFLDELRKHLKDTKPQFQEIISSSKTFTEQAEILLKEAIQEQLERFSLQ
- the psaA gene encoding photosystem I P700 apoprotein A1, whose protein sequence is MIIRSPEPEVKIVVDRDPVKTSFEEWARPGHFSRTLAKGPDTTTWIWNLHADAHDFDSHTGDLEEISRKVFSAHFGQLSIIFLWLSGMYFHGARFSNYEAWLSDPTHIGPSAQVVWPIVGQEILNGDVGGGFRGIQITSGFFQLWRASGITSELQLYCTAIGALIFAALMLFAGWFHYHKAAPKLAWFQDVESMLNHHLAGLLGLGSLSWAGHQIHVSLPINQFLDAGVDPKEIPLPHEFILNRDLLAQLYPSFAEGATPFFTLNWSKYAEFLTFRGGLDPVTGGLWLTDIAHHHLAIAILFLIAGHMYRTNWGIGHGLKDILEAHKGPFTGQGHKGLYEILTTSWHAQLSLNLAMLGSTTIVVAHHMYSMPPYPYLATDYGTQLSLFTHHMWIGGFLIVGAAAHAAIFMVRDYDPTTRYNDLLDRVLRHRDAIISHLNWVCIFLGFHSFGLYIHNDTMSALGRPQDMFSDTAIQLQPIFAQWVQNIHATAPGVTAPGATTSTSLTWGGGELVAVGGKVALLPIPLGTADFLVHHIHAFTIHVTVLILLKGVLFARSSRLIPDKANLGFRFPCDGPGRGGTCQVSAWDHVFLGLFWMYNAISVVIFHFSWKMQSDVWGTISDQGVVTHITGGNFAQSSITINGWLRDFLWAQASQVIQSYGSSLSAYGLFFLGAHFVWAFSLMFLFSGRGYWQELIESIVWAHNKLKVAPATQPRALSIIQGRAVGVTHYLLGGIATTWAFFLARIIAVG
- the rps14 gene encoding ribosomal protein S14 encodes the protein MAKKSLIQREKKRQKLEQKYHLIRQSLKKKIRSKVSPLSLSEKTKMREKLQSLPRNSAPTRLHRRCFLTGRPRANYRHFGLSGHVLREMVYECLLPGATRSSW